One window of the Methylocystis parvus OBBP genome contains the following:
- a CDS encoding precorrin-2 C(20)-methyltransferase produces MKPRTQKAGALIGVGLGPGDPELVTVKAARLIGEAKTVAYFGKPGRPSNARAIAERYFAPGCEELPLLYPVTTEIPFVEPGYVSALGEFYEESAKRLGSQLETGCDVALLCEGDPLLYGSFMHMFTRLDGRFRVEICAGVSGMSGCFAAARQPMTWGDDVLTVLPATLDEDLLTERLKTTDAAVVMKLGGNFPKLRRALTRAGVISRAIYVERGTMAGEKIMRFTEKHDDVAPYFSMALVPGEGRRP; encoded by the coding sequence ATGAAGCCGCGCACGCAAAAAGCCGGCGCGCTGATCGGCGTGGGCCTCGGTCCCGGCGATCCGGAGCTCGTTACGGTGAAGGCCGCGCGCCTCATCGGCGAAGCGAAAACTGTCGCCTATTTCGGCAAGCCGGGAAGACCGAGCAACGCCCGCGCGATCGCGGAGCGCTATTTTGCGCCGGGCTGCGAAGAACTGCCGCTTCTTTATCCGGTGACGACCGAAATTCCCTTCGTCGAACCCGGCTACGTCTCGGCGCTCGGGGAATTCTATGAAGAAAGCGCGAAGCGCCTCGGCTCGCAGCTTGAAACGGGCTGCGACGTCGCGCTTCTCTGCGAAGGAGACCCGCTGCTCTACGGTTCCTTCATGCATATGTTCACGCGTCTCGACGGACGCTTTCGCGTCGAGATTTGCGCGGGCGTGTCCGGCATGTCCGGCTGTTTCGCCGCCGCGCGGCAACCCATGACATGGGGCGACGACGTGCTCACCGTTCTCCCGGCGACGCTCGACGAAGACCTGCTGACCGAGCGTCTGAAGACGACCGACGCCGCCGTCGTGATGAAGCTCGGCGGCAATTTCCCGAAACTGCGCCGCGCCCTGACGCGCGCCGGCGTCATTTCGCGGGCGATCTATGTCGAGCGCGGAACGATGGCGGGCGAAAAGATCATGCGCTTTACGGAGAAGCATGACGACGTCGCGCCCTATTTCTCCATGGCGCTCGTGCCCGGAGAGGGGCGGCGCCCATGA
- the cobJ gene encoding precorrin-3B C(17)-methyltransferase, with translation MSGVLHIVGLGPADERWLTLEAQEALRDAQDIIGYEPYVARVPVREGQTRLASDNRVEIDRAKEALSRAMQGRVVAVVSGGDPGVFAMAAAVFEAVDNGPRAWRELDIRVAPGVSAMQAAAARLGAPLGHDFCAISLSDNLKPWAVIEKRLEHAAKGDFVIALYNPASRARPTRIADAFAHLRKFLPGETFVSLAKSIGRAKEEIIFSSLEAVDPCEVDMSTLVIIGASGTKRISREGARDWVYTSRKAT, from the coding sequence ATGAGCGGCGTTCTCCACATTGTCGGGCTCGGACCGGCGGATGAACGCTGGCTGACGCTCGAAGCGCAGGAAGCGCTCCGCGACGCGCAGGACATTATCGGCTATGAGCCCTATGTCGCGCGCGTGCCGGTGCGCGAGGGCCAGACCCGGCTCGCCAGTGACAATCGCGTCGAAATCGACCGCGCGAAGGAAGCGCTGTCGCGCGCGATGCAAGGCCGTGTCGTCGCCGTCGTCTCCGGCGGCGATCCCGGCGTTTTCGCCATGGCCGCCGCGGTGTTCGAAGCGGTTGACAACGGGCCGCGCGCATGGCGCGAACTCGACATCCGCGTCGCGCCGGGCGTATCCGCCATGCAGGCCGCCGCCGCGCGTCTCGGCGCGCCGCTCGGTCACGACTTCTGCGCCATCTCGCTTTCGGACAATCTGAAACCCTGGGCCGTCATCGAGAAGCGGCTCGAACATGCGGCGAAGGGCGACTTCGTCATCGCGCTCTACAATCCTGCGTCGCGCGCGCGCCCGACCCGCATCGCCGACGCCTTTGCGCATTTGCGAAAATTTCTGCCGGGCGAGACTTTCGTGAGCCTCGCAAAATCGATCGGACGCGCGAAAGAGGAAATCATCTTTTCGTCGTTGGAGGCAGTCGATCCTTGCGAGGTCGACATGTCGACTCTCGTGATCATCGGCGCGAGCGGCACGAAGCGGATCTCTCGCGAAGGGGCGCGCGACTGGGTCTATACGTCGCGAAAGGCGACGTGA
- a CDS encoding precorrin-8X methylmutase, with the protein MSDALTYIRDGAAIYERSFGIIRAEANLARFSPEEEKVAVRMIHACGMVELADDIDFSPTFAAAAKAALRRGAPILCDANMVAHGVTRARLPANNPVVCTLVEQNVAALAAELGNTRSAAAMELWRNRLEGAVVAIGNAPTALFRLLEMLDEGVARPAAVIGMPVGFVGAAESKAALAADGRVPYAIVKGRKGGSAMAAAAVNALASEKE; encoded by the coding sequence ATGTCCGACGCACTGACTTACATTCGCGATGGCGCCGCGATCTACGAACGCTCCTTCGGGATCATCCGCGCGGAGGCCAATCTCGCGCGCTTCTCGCCGGAGGAAGAGAAAGTCGCGGTGCGGATGATCCATGCCTGCGGCATGGTGGAGCTTGCCGACGACATCGACTTCTCGCCGACTTTCGCAGCGGCCGCCAAAGCCGCTTTGCGCAGGGGCGCCCCCATTCTGTGCGACGCGAATATGGTCGCGCATGGCGTGACGCGCGCGCGTCTTCCCGCGAATAACCCGGTCGTCTGCACGCTCGTTGAACAGAATGTCGCGGCGCTCGCCGCCGAACTCGGCAATACGCGCAGCGCCGCCGCGATGGAGCTGTGGCGCAATCGGCTGGAGGGCGCCGTCGTTGCGATCGGCAATGCGCCGACGGCCCTTTTCCGTCTGCTCGAAATGCTCGACGAGGGCGTGGCGCGTCCGGCCGCCGTCATCGGCATGCCTGTCGGCTTCGTGGGCGCCGCCGAGTCGAAGGCCGCGCTCGCCGCGGACGGACGCGTTCCCTATGCGATCGTGAAAGGCCGCAAGGGCGGCAGCGCCATGGCCGCCGCCGCCGTCAACGCGCTGGCGAGCGAGAAGGAATGA